Proteins encoded together in one Polaribacter reichenbachii window:
- the thrA gene encoding bifunctional aspartate kinase/homoserine dehydrogenase I: protein MAHPLEHIKIIDFTTEAGAIIPELNLSYQVFGKELGTAPVVLINHALTGNSEVGGKNGWWQDIVGKEKAINTDVYTVLSFNIPGNGFDEFLIDNYKDFIARDVAKLFLKGLSILKIKQLFALIGGSLGGGIAWEMVVLNNKITQHFLPIATDWKSTDWLIANCQIQEQFLVNSSNPVHDARMHAMLCYRTPESFKERFHRSKNEDSAIFNVESWLLHHGKKLQERYQLSSYKLMNQLLKTIDVTVGGKKDITILDQIDANIHIIGVDSDLFFTAEENRETHKKLALTKANVTYNEINSVHGHDAFLIEYNQLEKIIEPIFNKDYREKKMKVIKFGGKSLANGKGIENAIDIIVDKYKNDEKFTVVASARGNTTNDLETILELAAYKKEYKTEFEKFKEYQQKPNDSVDLSKEFTKLETIFEGVSLLGDYSQKIKDEVLAQGELLSVKLLASLLEKEGISVNPVDARSLIITDENFGNAQPIQAVSKENVIQYFKENKSTINIVTGFISSNKKGETTTLGRNGSNYTAALLANFLDADELQNYTHVSGIYTADPKLVADAKKIDQLSFNEANELATFGTNLLHAKTIIPLIEKNINLRILNTFNLNDKGTLISSTSASQGIKTISTIENMAMINFEGRGLLGKVGVDARIFNALSKENISVNIIAQGSSERGVGLVINAENTLRAVNALKAEFESDFHAQDVNQITVFEEVSVISIIGQDLSQFHHPYNALIKNQIVPLLFNNTVTGKNVSLVVKKEQLFKAVNVIHGQVFGVTKKINIAIFGKGLVGGTLIDQIIENTQSVLERRKLQLNVFAVANSKKVLLKKDGATKNWKQNLLNNGDENVSVNDIISFAKTHHLENLIAVDNTASVNFVANYIPLIEAGFDLVSCNKIANTLSFDFYKELRAKLKDYKKQYLYETNVGAGLPLIDTIRLLHESGENITKIRGVFSGSLSYLFNNFSANDVPFSEVLQQAIDKGFTEPDPREDLGGNDVARKLLILARELELENEFDEVKIKNLIPENLREGSAEDFLEKLELLNDEYQTIKENQKENHVLRYIGELSGDLSKEKGILEVKLVSTPINTPLGSLKGSDAIFEIYTESYGEQPIVIQGAGAGASVTARGVFGDILRLAKHNN from the coding sequence TTGGCACATCCATTAGAACATATTAAAATAATAGATTTTACCACAGAAGCTGGTGCAATAATTCCTGAATTAAATTTGAGTTATCAAGTCTTTGGTAAAGAATTGGGTACAGCTCCTGTGGTTTTAATCAATCATGCATTAACAGGTAATAGCGAAGTTGGTGGTAAAAATGGTTGGTGGCAAGACATTGTTGGTAAAGAAAAAGCCATTAATACTGATGTTTATACAGTGTTGTCTTTTAATATTCCTGGTAATGGTTTTGATGAATTTTTAATAGATAATTACAAAGATTTTATTGCCAGAGATGTAGCAAAACTGTTTTTAAAAGGATTATCAATCTTAAAAATTAAGCAATTATTTGCTTTAATTGGAGGTTCTTTAGGTGGTGGAATTGCTTGGGAAATGGTAGTGTTAAATAATAAAATTACCCAACATTTTTTGCCTATTGCCACAGATTGGAAGTCTACAGATTGGTTAATTGCCAATTGTCAAATTCAAGAGCAATTTTTGGTAAATTCTAGCAATCCTGTACATGATGCTAGAATGCACGCCATGTTGTGTTACAGAACACCAGAGTCTTTTAAAGAGCGTTTTCATCGATCTAAAAACGAAGATTCTGCTATTTTTAATGTAGAAAGTTGGTTGTTGCATCATGGAAAAAAGTTGCAAGAACGTTATCAATTATCGTCTTATAAATTAATGAATCAATTGTTAAAAACGATTGATGTTACTGTTGGTGGCAAAAAAGACATTACAATTTTAGATCAAATAGATGCTAATATTCACATTATTGGTGTGGATTCTGATTTGTTTTTTACAGCAGAAGAAAACAGAGAAACACATAAAAAATTAGCATTAACAAAAGCAAACGTAACGTATAATGAAATTAATTCAGTGCACGGTCATGATGCTTTTTTAATAGAATACAATCAATTAGAAAAAATAATTGAACCCATTTTTAATAAGGATTACAGAGAAAAGAAGATGAAAGTAATAAAGTTTGGAGGTAAATCTTTAGCAAACGGAAAAGGCATAGAAAATGCCATTGATATTATTGTTGATAAATATAAAAATGATGAAAAATTTACGGTAGTTGCTTCTGCAAGAGGAAATACAACCAACGATTTAGAAACTATTTTAGAGTTAGCAGCTTATAAAAAAGAATACAAAACTGAATTTGAAAAGTTCAAGGAATATCAACAAAAACCTAATGATTCAGTTGATTTATCAAAAGAATTTACAAAACTAGAAACCATTTTTGAAGGCGTTTCTTTATTAGGTGATTACAGCCAAAAAATAAAAGACGAGGTTTTAGCGCAAGGAGAATTATTATCAGTAAAATTACTAGCGAGTTTATTAGAAAAAGAAGGTATTTCTGTTAATCCTGTTGATGCAAGATCGTTAATAATTACTGATGAAAATTTTGGAAACGCACAACCAATTCAAGCCGTTTCTAAAGAAAATGTAATTCAGTATTTTAAAGAAAATAAATCTACAATTAACATTGTTACAGGTTTTATTTCATCAAACAAAAAAGGAGAAACAACCACTTTAGGTAGAAATGGAAGTAATTATACTGCAGCTTTATTAGCAAATTTCTTAGATGCGGATGAGTTACAGAATTATACACATGTTAGTGGAATTTATACTGCCGATCCAAAATTGGTAGCAGATGCAAAAAAAATAGATCAATTATCTTTTAATGAAGCTAATGAGCTCGCTACTTTTGGTACGAATTTGTTACATGCTAAAACAATTATTCCGTTAATAGAAAAAAATATTAACCTTAGAATTTTAAATACGTTTAATCTTAATGATAAAGGAACTTTAATTTCTTCAACATCAGCATCACAAGGAATAAAAACTATTTCTACCATAGAAAATATGGCTATGATTAATTTTGAAGGTAGAGGTTTATTAGGAAAAGTTGGTGTAGATGCTCGTATTTTTAATGCGTTAAGTAAAGAAAATATTAGTGTTAATATTATTGCACAAGGTTCTTCTGAAAGAGGTGTTGGTTTGGTCATAAATGCAGAAAATACTTTACGTGCTGTAAATGCATTAAAAGCTGAATTTGAGAGTGATTTTCATGCACAAGATGTAAATCAAATAACTGTTTTTGAAGAAGTTTCTGTAATTTCTATCATTGGGCAAGATTTAAGTCAATTTCATCATCCATATAATGCTTTAATTAAAAATCAAATTGTACCACTATTGTTTAACAACACTGTTACTGGTAAAAATGTAAGTTTAGTGGTTAAAAAAGAGCAATTATTTAAAGCTGTAAATGTAATTCACGGTCAGGTTTTTGGGGTAACCAAAAAGATAAACATTGCCATTTTTGGTAAAGGTTTGGTTGGTGGAACTTTAATCGATCAAATTATAGAAAACACACAATCTGTTTTAGAAAGACGTAAATTACAATTGAATGTTTTTGCAGTGGCAAACTCTAAAAAAGTATTGTTAAAAAAAGATGGCGCTACTAAAAATTGGAAGCAAAATTTATTAAATAATGGAGATGAAAATGTATCTGTAAATGATATTATTTCCTTTGCAAAAACACACCATTTAGAAAACTTAATTGCTGTAGATAATACTGCAAGTGTAAATTTTGTGGCAAATTATATTCCGTTAATAGAAGCTGGTTTCGATTTAGTTTCTTGTAATAAAATAGCCAATACTTTGTCTTTTGATTTTTATAAAGAATTGCGTGCAAAATTAAAAGATTATAAAAAACAATATTTATACGAAACTAATGTTGGTGCTGGTTTACCATTGATTGATACCATTCGTTTACTACATGAATCAGGAGAAAATATTACCAAAATTAGAGGAGTTTTCTCAGGGAGCTTAAGTTACTTATTCAATAATTTTTCTGCGAATGATGTTCCTTTTTCAGAAGTTTTACAGCAAGCAATAGATAAAGGTTTTACAGAACCAGATCCTAGAGAAGATTTAGGAGGTAATGATGTTGCTAGAAAATTACTGATTTTAGCAAGAGAGTTAGAATTAGAAAATGAGTTTGATGAAGTAAAAATCAAAAATTTAATTCCAGAAAATTTAAGAGAAGGTTCTGCAGAAGATTTCTTAGAGAAATTAGAGTTATTGAATGATGAATATCAAACAATAAAAGAAAATCAGAAAGAAAACCACGTTTTACGTTATATTGGCGAATTAAGTGGAGATTTATCCAAAGAAAAAGGTATTTTAGAAGTAAAATTAGTTTCCACGCCAATAAACACACCTTTAGGTTCTTTAAAAGGTTCTGATGCAATTTTTGAAATTTATACAGAATCTTATGGAGAACAACCTATTGTAATTCAAGGAGCAGGAGCAGGAGCAAGTGTAACTGCAAGAGGAGTTTTTGGAGATATATTAAGATTAGCAAAACATAATAACTAA
- a CDS encoding O-succinylhomoserine sulfhydrylase encodes MNKHFETEAIRNQTERSQFSEHSTPLYLTSSFVFDDAEEMRASFAEEKQRNLYSRFTNPNTTEFVEKVVQMEGAESGYAFATGMSAIFSSFAALLNAGDHIVSCRSVFGSTHSMFTKYLPKWNIETSYFKVDEVDLVESLIKENTKILYIETPTNPAVDILDLELIGKIAKKHNLIFIVDNCFATPYIQQPIKFGADLVIHSATKLMDGQGRVLGGVTVGKKDLIREIYLFARNTGPAMSPFNAWVLSKSLETLSIRVEKHCENALKVAEFLEENQNVELVKYPFLKSHPQYEVAQKQMKLGGNIVAFEIKGGIEAGRKFLDKIKMCSLSANLGDTRTIVTHPSSTTHGRLSEEDRLEVGITNGLVRVSVGLENANDIIEDLSQALEK; translated from the coding sequence ATGAACAAACATTTCGAAACAGAAGCAATTAGAAATCAAACAGAAAGAAGTCAGTTTTCTGAGCATTCTACACCTTTATATTTAACATCGAGTTTTGTTTTTGATGATGCAGAAGAAATGCGAGCTTCATTTGCAGAAGAAAAACAGCGTAATTTATATAGTCGTTTTACAAATCCGAATACAACAGAATTTGTAGAAAAAGTAGTACAAATGGAAGGTGCTGAAAGCGGTTATGCTTTTGCAACTGGTATGTCAGCAATTTTTTCATCATTTGCAGCCCTATTAAACGCAGGCGATCATATTGTTTCTTGTAGATCTGTATTTGGTTCTACTCATAGTATGTTTACCAAATATTTGCCAAAATGGAATATTGAAACCTCTTACTTTAAGGTTGATGAAGTAGATTTGGTAGAAAGCTTAATTAAAGAAAATACTAAGATTCTTTATATAGAAACACCAACAAATCCTGCTGTTGATATTTTAGATTTAGAGTTAATTGGTAAAATTGCAAAAAAACATAATCTTATTTTTATTGTTGATAATTGCTTTGCAACACCATACATACAACAACCTATAAAATTCGGCGCAGATTTGGTAATCCATTCTGCTACAAAATTAATGGATGGTCAAGGTAGAGTTTTAGGTGGAGTTACAGTAGGTAAGAAAGATTTGATTCGTGAAATTTATTTATTTGCAAGAAATACTGGGCCAGCAATGTCTCCTTTTAATGCTTGGGTTTTATCAAAAAGTTTAGAAACTTTATCGATTAGAGTAGAAAAACATTGCGAAAATGCTTTAAAAGTAGCTGAGTTTTTAGAAGAAAATCAAAATGTTGAGTTGGTAAAATACCCTTTTTTAAAATCGCATCCTCAATATGAAGTAGCTCAAAAACAAATGAAATTAGGAGGTAACATTGTTGCTTTCGAAATTAAAGGCGGAATTGAAGCTGGTAGAAAATTCTTAGACAAAATAAAAATGTGTTCATTATCAGCAAATTTAGGTGATACAAGAACTATTGTTACGCATCCATCTTCTACAACTCACGGACGTTTATCAGAAGAAGATCGATTAGAAGTTGGCATTACAAACGGATTAGTACGTGTTTCTGTAGGTCTAGAAAATGCAAATGATATTATCGAAGATTTAAGTCAGGCTTTAGAAAAATAG